In the genome of Siniperca chuatsi isolate FFG_IHB_CAS linkage group LG17, ASM2008510v1, whole genome shotgun sequence, one region contains:
- the scn1bb gene encoding sodium channel, voltage-gated, type I, beta b — protein sequence MADIHLLFLSVLCAMVAVYQCRGACAEVDSDTEAVAGKGFKLGCISCKRRSEVEGSATVEWYFRAKGEADFVHIYTYNEDGPTIESDHFMDRVDWNGSKRSNDIQDASIYLLNVTFNDSGTYRCFFKRILFYANYEYNTIVSKVVHLTVVAKATRGTASIVSEVMMYVSIIGLQVWLLIEMIYCYRKIAAAGEEALREAANAEYLAIASESKDNCAGVQVGE from the exons ATGGCAGACATCCACCTACTGTTCCTGTCTGTTCTCTGCGCCATGGTTG CCGTATACCAGTGTCGTGGGGCCTGTGCAGAGGTGGACTCTGACACAGAGGCAGTGGCGGGCAAGGGCTTCAAACTGGGCTGCATCTCCTGCAAGAGGAGGAGTGAGGTGGAGGGTTCTGCCACTGTTGAATGGTACTTCAGGGCCAAAGGAGAAGCCGACTTTGTTCAC ATCTACACCTACAACGAAGACGGCCCCACCATTGAAAGCGACCACTTTATGGACCGTGTGGATTGGAACGGAAGTAAGAGGAGCAACGACATCCAAGACGCGTCCATATACCTGCTCAACGTCACCTTCAATGACTCGGGCACCTACCGGTGCTTCTTCAAACGCATCCTCTTCTACGCTAACTATGAGTACAACACCATTGTCAGCAAGGTGGTCCACCTCACTGTGGTGGCTAAAG CCACCAGAGGAACAGCTTCCATCGTGTCCGAGGTCATGATGTACGTGTCCATCATTGGCCTTCAGGTCTGGCTCCTCATAGAGATGATATACTGCTACAGGAAAATAGCAGCAGCCGGAGAAGAAGCATTACGAGAAGCAGC AAATGCTGAATATTTAGCGATAGCCTCGGAAAGTAAAGATAACTGCGCAGGAGTGCAGGTCGGAGAATAG
- the mbpa gene encoding myelin basic protein isoform X4: protein MATASTSGQSTFGLGRKKKNPGLMDQISKFFGGDKKKRSKGSFRGHLATSPQQSSARRRTNENAVVHFFRSIGSSPRPKSRASSPRAESTKSPVRRRRDQSTLSRIFNLGETKSRPPPKRWSTIF from the exons atggctacgGCAAGCACCTCAGGGCAGAGCACCTTTGGGCTcgggaggaaaaagaagaaccCTGGTCTCATGGATCAGATCAGCAAGTTCTTTGgaggagacaaaaagaaaaggagcaag GGGTCGTTCCGGGGTCACCTGGCCACCTCACCCCAGCAATCCTCCGCTCGCCGCCGGACCAATGAAAACGCTGTGGTGCATTTCTTCAGGAGCATC GGGTCCTCTCCTCGTCCTAAATCCAGG GCCTCGTCGCCACGTGCCGAGAGCACAAAGTCGCCAGTCAGAAGACGCAGAGACCAAAGCACACTGTCCAGAATCTTCAACCTG GGAGAAACCAAGTCCCGTCCCCCCCCCAAACGCTGGAGCACCATCTTCTAA
- the mbpa gene encoding myelin basic protein isoform X3 codes for MATASTSGQSTFGLGRKKKNPGLMDQISKFFGGDKKKRSKGSFRGHLATSPQQSSARRRTNENAVVHFFRSIGSSPRPKSRWRDVLGLASSPRAESTKSPVRRRRDQSTLSRIFNLGETKSRPPPKRWSTIF; via the exons atggctacgGCAAGCACCTCAGGGCAGAGCACCTTTGGGCTcgggaggaaaaagaagaaccCTGGTCTCATGGATCAGATCAGCAAGTTCTTTGgaggagacaaaaagaaaaggagcaag GGGTCGTTCCGGGGTCACCTGGCCACCTCACCCCAGCAATCCTCCGCTCGCCGCCGGACCAATGAAAACGCTGTGGTGCATTTCTTCAGGAGCATC GGGTCCTCTCCTCGTCCTAAATCCAGG TGGAGAGATGTCTTGGGCTTG GCCTCGTCGCCACGTGCCGAGAGCACAAAGTCGCCAGTCAGAAGACGCAGAGACCAAAGCACACTGTCCAGAATCTTCAACCTG GGAGAAACCAAGTCCCGTCCCCCCCCCAAACGCTGGAGCACCATCTTCTAA
- the mbpa gene encoding myelin basic protein isoform X7, with protein sequence MATASTSGQSTFGLGRKKKNPGLMDQISKFFGGDKKKRSKGSFRGHLATSPQQSSARRRTNENAVVHFFRSIGSSPRPKSRASSPRAESTKSPVRRRRDQSTLSRIFNL encoded by the exons atggctacgGCAAGCACCTCAGGGCAGAGCACCTTTGGGCTcgggaggaaaaagaagaaccCTGGTCTCATGGATCAGATCAGCAAGTTCTTTGgaggagacaaaaagaaaaggagcaag GGGTCGTTCCGGGGTCACCTGGCCACCTCACCCCAGCAATCCTCCGCTCGCCGCCGGACCAATGAAAACGCTGTGGTGCATTTCTTCAGGAGCATC GGGTCCTCTCCTCGTCCTAAATCCAGG GCCTCGTCGCCACGTGCCGAGAGCACAAAGTCGCCAGTCAGAAGACGCAGAGACCAAAGCACACTGTCCAGAATCTTCAACCTG TGA
- the zbtb22a gene encoding zinc finger and BTB domain-containing protein 22: MDPICSVSAAPAGLTVQVCFPGARAAVLDNLNRQREEGRLCDLSIQVQGQVFRAHRCVLAASSPYFHDQVLLKNVTTVSLPSVMDPVAFESVLSSAYTGQLSIVHDDIVNYVTVASFLQMWHIVDKCTEILKRPRPPEVTPGEAAAAHPGTASRQQSPSSTDCLYLEREGRRKERKPDALPPLATWRRPQQFPRWGRPRPSSAQHLADSQLDTLPGYAESDYASCEEAWVSSHAKTSHFAHDGPGHNTRHHGGFPSGEVLKQKVRFQQRGAPPSTDRLLDKNRESGDSDETREKRKNEKREIEADEGVGEEAVEKKESFAQMGHCGFHPISNDNEGAGQATGKANVEEIKEKLQRNLVGSDLSSGPPSVHACQTGEGVPGPSCPASARPQWQTGPWSQQEQRLQEGEGGSYSKDEDEDEEEEEEDVDFECFTEGNFSRDTYDEIEDGTGQVSQRPLVPASPDFTMAGSEVNWPSTSVGQGGLLTPTSNRHLSPSSATFPPPSSPPTPSSSSSVSLAGAPYTGKVHFCHCGKAYTLKSMRDRHVKMQHLNLRPFGCPVCTKSFKMKHHLTKHLKTHGGLRPYECGLCGKKVIWRDSFLRHQARCERLASSSSVNRNNASTAAADMDDSYNYGFEDGEAFLATGGQVKVEEVDFHGDMEDGVGGLLGSVSGIVEELRTQSQNLDTGSHVFKEEASESFSGN, encoded by the exons ATGGATCCCATCTGCAGCGTTTCTGCTGCTCCAGCTGGTTTGACTGTCCAGGTGTGTTTCCCTGGGGCCCGTGCCGCTGTTTTGGACAATCTGAACCGCCAGCGGGAAGAGGGCAGGCTGTGTGACCTCTCCATCCAGGTGCAAGGTCAAGTGTTCAGGGCCCACCGCTGTGTGCTCGCTGCATCCTCGCCTTACTTTCATGACCAG GTGTTACTGAAGAATGTTACAACTGTTTCTCTACCCTCGGTTATGGACCCAGTGGCGTTTGAGAGTGTCCTGAGTTCTGCCTACACAGGCCAACTGAGCATCGTGCACGACGACATTGTTAACTACGTCACTGTGGCCAGTTTCCTCCAGATGTGGCACATCGTGGACAAATGCACTGAGATCCTGAAACGGCCCCGGCCCCCGGAAGTCACTCCTGGAGAGGCCGCTGCAGCTCACCCGGGCACTGCATCTCGCCAGCAGTCCCCAAGCAGCACAGACTGCTTATATCTGGAAAGGGAGGGAAGACGGAAAGAGAGGAAGCCCGATGCCTTGCCCCCCTTAGCTACATGGAGGCGCCCGCAACAGTTTCCTAGATGGGGGCGCCCACGGCCCTCATCAGCCCAGCACTTAGCAGACTCTCAACTGGACACTCTCCCTGGCTATGCAGAGAGTGATTACGCCAGCTGTGAGGAGGCATGGGTATCAAGCCATGCCAAAACTAGTCACTTTGCTCATGATGGACCTGGTCACAATACCCGGCACCATGGGGGGTTCCCTAGTGGTGAAGTTTTAAAGCAGAAAGTCAGGTTTCAACAGCGGGGAGCACCACCGAGCACTGATAGACTGCTTGATAAGAATAGAGAGAGCGGGGACAGTGATGAAACacgagagaagagaaagaacgaGAAAAGAGAGATTGAGGCAGATGAGGGAGTAGGAGAAGAGGCGGTGGAGAAGAAGGAAAGCTTTGCTCAAATGGGACACTGTG GCTTCCACCCAATTTCAAATGACAATGAAGGTGCCGGACAAGCTACGGGGAAGGCAAATGTGGAGGAGATAAAGGAAAAATTGCAGAGAAATTTGGTAGGAAGTGATCTCTCCTCAGGCCCGCCCAGTGTTCATGCTTGCCAAACAGGGGAAGGAGTTCCAGGCCCTTCCTGTCCAGCTTCTGCCCGGCCGCAGTGGCAGACAGGTCCCTGGTCTCAACAAGAGCAAAGGCTGCAGGAAGGAGAGGGTGGCAGCTACAGTAAAGAcgaagatgaagatgaggaggaggaggaggaggatgtggacTTTGAATGTTTCACAGAAGGGAACTTTAGCAGAGACACATATGATGAGATTGAAGATGGCACAGGACAGGTTTCCCAGAGGCCTTTAGTGCCTGCGTCTCCTGACTTCACCATGGCAGGCTCAGAGGTGAACTGGCCCTCCACCAGTGTGGGACAGGGTGGCTTGTTGACCCCTACCTCAAATCGCCATTTGTCTCCATCCTCTGCTACATTTCCACCACCCTCTTCACCCCCAACCCCGTCTTCGTCATCCTCAGTGTCCCTCGCTGGCGCCCCCTACACGGGCAAAGTACATTTCTGCCACTGCGGCAAAGCCTACACCCTGAAGAGTATGCGTGACCGGCACGTGAAGATGCAGCACCTCAATCTACGGCCCTTCGGCTGTCCTGTTTGCACAAAGTCCTTCAAGATGAAGCACCATCTAACCAAGCACCTTAAGACTCATGGAGGGCTGCGGCCCTACGAGTGTGGCCTGTGTGGGAAGAAAGTCATCTGGAGAGACAGCTTCCTCAGGCATCAGGCCCGATGTGAGAGACTTGCCTCCAGCTCTTCAGTTAACCGCAACAATGCAAGCACAGCAGCAGCGGATATGGACGACAGCTACAATTATGGATTTGAAGACGGGGAGGCTTTTCTCGCAACGGGAGGACAAGTGAAAGTTGAGGAGGTGGATTTTCATGGGGATATGGAAGACGGGGTGGGTGGCCTGTTGGGCAGTGTGTCTGGGATTGTGGAGGAGCTAAGAACTCAGTCACAAAATTTGGACACCGGTAGTCATGTTTTTAAAGAGGAGGCGAGCGAGAGCTTTAGCGGAAATTAA
- the mbpa gene encoding uncharacterized protein mbpa isoform X1 has product MATASTSGQSTFGLGRKKKNPGLMDQISKFFGGDKKKRSKGSFRGHLATSPQQSSARRRTNENAVVHFFRSIGSSPRPKSRWRDVLGLSDSLLLDDFETARLFMNHNRPRRHVPRAQSRQSEDAETKAHCPESSTCDALIRDQEKPSPVPPPNAGAPSSKLSTEDQSTDPTPTGQDKGGGKDLQAADSQPQKMLTH; this is encoded by the exons atggctacgGCAAGCACCTCAGGGCAGAGCACCTTTGGGCTcgggaggaaaaagaagaaccCTGGTCTCATGGATCAGATCAGCAAGTTCTTTGgaggagacaaaaagaaaaggagcaag GGGTCGTTCCGGGGTCACCTGGCCACCTCACCCCAGCAATCCTCCGCTCGCCGCCGGACCAATGAAAACGCTGTGGTGCATTTCTTCAGGAGCATC GGGTCCTCTCCTCGTCCTAAATCCAGG TGGAGAGATGTCTTGGGCTTG AGCGACTCGCTGCTTCTGGATGACTTTGAAACTGCTCGACTATTTATGAACCACAACCG GCCTCGTCGCCACGTGCCGAGAGCACAAAGTCGCCAGTCAGAAGACGCAGAGACCAAAGCACACTGTCCAGAATCTTCAACCTG TGATGCTCTCATCAGAGACCA GGAGAAACCAAGTCCCGTCCCCCCCCCAAACGCTGGAGCACCATCTTCTAAGCTCTCCACTGAGGACCAAAGCACAGATCCAACGCCGACGGGACAAgacaaaggaggaggaaaagatcTGCAAGCGGCGGACTCACAACCTCAAAAAATGTTAACCCACTAA
- the mbpa gene encoding uncharacterized protein mbpa isoform X2, producing MATASTSGQSTFGLGRKKKNPGLMDQISKFFGGDKKKRSKGSFRGHLATSPQQSSARRRTNENAVVHFFRSIGSSPRPKSRWRDVLGLSDSLLLDDFETARLFMNHNRPRRHVPRAQSRQSEDAETKAHCPESSTWEKPSPVPPPNAGAPSSKLSTEDQSTDPTPTGQDKGGGKDLQAADSQPQKMLTH from the exons atggctacgGCAAGCACCTCAGGGCAGAGCACCTTTGGGCTcgggaggaaaaagaagaaccCTGGTCTCATGGATCAGATCAGCAAGTTCTTTGgaggagacaaaaagaaaaggagcaag GGGTCGTTCCGGGGTCACCTGGCCACCTCACCCCAGCAATCCTCCGCTCGCCGCCGGACCAATGAAAACGCTGTGGTGCATTTCTTCAGGAGCATC GGGTCCTCTCCTCGTCCTAAATCCAGG TGGAGAGATGTCTTGGGCTTG AGCGACTCGCTGCTTCTGGATGACTTTGAAACTGCTCGACTATTTATGAACCACAACCG GCCTCGTCGCCACGTGCCGAGAGCACAAAGTCGCCAGTCAGAAGACGCAGAGACCAAAGCACACTGTCCAGAATCTTCAACCTG GGAGAAACCAAGTCCCGTCCCCCCCCCAAACGCTGGAGCACCATCTTCTAAGCTCTCCACTGAGGACCAAAGCACAGATCCAACGCCGACGGGACAAgacaaaggaggaggaaaagatcTGCAAGCGGCGGACTCACAACCTCAAAAAATGTTAACCCACTAA
- the mbpa gene encoding myelin basic protein isoform X5 translates to MATASTSGQSTFGLGRKKKNPGLMDQISKFFGGDKKKRSKGSFRGHLATSPQQSSARRRTNENAVVHFFRSIGSSPRPKSRWRDVLGLASSPRAESTKSPVRRRRDQSTLSRIFNL, encoded by the exons atggctacgGCAAGCACCTCAGGGCAGAGCACCTTTGGGCTcgggaggaaaaagaagaaccCTGGTCTCATGGATCAGATCAGCAAGTTCTTTGgaggagacaaaaagaaaaggagcaag GGGTCGTTCCGGGGTCACCTGGCCACCTCACCCCAGCAATCCTCCGCTCGCCGCCGGACCAATGAAAACGCTGTGGTGCATTTCTTCAGGAGCATC GGGTCCTCTCCTCGTCCTAAATCCAGG TGGAGAGATGTCTTGGGCTTG GCCTCGTCGCCACGTGCCGAGAGCACAAAGTCGCCAGTCAGAAGACGCAGAGACCAAAGCACACTGTCCAGAATCTTCAACCTG TGA
- the mbpa gene encoding myelin basic protein isoform X6 — translation MATASTSGQSTFGLGRKKKNPGLMDQISKFFGGDKKKRSKGSFRGHLATSPQQSSARRRTNENAVVHFFRSIASSPRAESTKSPVRRRRDQSTLSRIFNLGETKSRPPPKRWSTIF, via the exons atggctacgGCAAGCACCTCAGGGCAGAGCACCTTTGGGCTcgggaggaaaaagaagaaccCTGGTCTCATGGATCAGATCAGCAAGTTCTTTGgaggagacaaaaagaaaaggagcaag GGGTCGTTCCGGGGTCACCTGGCCACCTCACCCCAGCAATCCTCCGCTCGCCGCCGGACCAATGAAAACGCTGTGGTGCATTTCTTCAGGAGCATC GCCTCGTCGCCACGTGCCGAGAGCACAAAGTCGCCAGTCAGAAGACGCAGAGACCAAAGCACACTGTCCAGAATCTTCAACCTG GGAGAAACCAAGTCCCGTCCCCCCCCCAAACGCTGGAGCACCATCTTCTAA
- the naxe gene encoding NAD(P)H-hydrate epimerase, with product MLSVRALFGIGFLVTSRATAVLAQTGACPLSAAANNHKKDCFSSRPASTMAQTIKYLGQEEAQHIDEELFSEYGFSVDQLMELAGLSCATAITRAYPVTSLVKARPSLLVICGPGNNGGDGLVCARHLKLFGYEPTILYPKRPNKPLFQGLTTQCQKMEIPFLTEMPEDKVIDEAYNLVIDAIFGFSFKGAVREPFGSILSVLKKTTVPIASIDIPSGWDVEQGSADGLQPDMLISLTAPKKSASLFRGRYHFLGGRFVPPDLERKYQLNLPQYPGTDCVLQL from the exons ATGTTGAGTGTGCGGGCTCTGTTTGGGATCGGCTTCCTGGTGACCTCAAGGGCCACGGCAGTCCTCGCTCAGACAGGGGCATGTCCGCTGTCCGCTGCAGCTAACAACCACAAGAAGGACTGTTTCAGTAGCAGACCAGCGTCCACCATGGCCCAGACCATCAAATATCTCGG GCAGGAGGAGGCCCAACACATTGATGAGGAGCTCTTCAGTGAGTACGGCTTCAGTGTGGACCAGCTGATGGAGCTGGCTGGACTCAGCTGTGCCACAGCCATCACCAGG GCGTATCCAGTTACTTCCCTGGTCAAGGCCAGACCTTCTCTGCTGGTGATTTGTGGACCAGGTAACAATGGAGGCGATGGCCTGGTCTGTGCCCGACATCTTAAACTGTTT GGTTACGAGCCCACCATCCTGTACCCGAAGCGACCAAACAAACCTCTGTTCCAGGGCCTGACCACACAGTGCCAGAAAATGGAGATCCCCTTCCTGACTGAGATGCCTGAG GATAAAGTGATTGATGAGGCTTACAACCTGGTGATAGACGCCATCTTCGGCTTCAGCTTCAAGGGGGCTGTGCGAGAGCCTTTTGGCTCCATCCTAAGCGTGCTGAAGAAGACGACAGTCCCCATAGCCAGCATCGACATCCCCTCCG gTTGGGATGTGGAGCAAGGCAGTGCAGATGGACTGCAGCCCGACATGCTCATCTCTCTCACTGCTCCCAAGAAGTCTGCCTCCTTGTTCAGAGGACGATACCACTTCCTGGGAGGCCGGTTTGTGCCACCAGACCTAGAGAGGAAGTACCAACTCAACCTGCCTCAGTACCCCGGCACGGACTGTGTGTTACAACTGTAG